In the genome of Crassostrea angulata isolate pt1a10 chromosome 6, ASM2561291v2, whole genome shotgun sequence, the window ATAGATATACATGCAATGGAATAAACATACGAGTTGAGatcaaattagaaaaagaaGGTTTAATCTTGTGCAAAGGTGGCTCAAATACCTATTCATTTAAGTAGAAGGTCGCCGTGAATCCACCAAGCCAAACAGTACATTGAATAGCAATGGGTAGTATTAACAGTTCAGTGCTAATTAAATTTGTCTATTTAAAAGGCAAATTTAtgatacgaaaaaaaaaattctggataatttagagttatcgaacatggctgaggatcggagataGTTCagatctttataaaaattgtatttgttaccGCTCCTTCTCTTAAGGAAAGAGGTGCTACACAAGCCGCCTCAAACGCAGTCGACGCCATTTTACTACGATTCTACACTTCTCGtaaaatgcaatatttaatataattttggaCATCTTTAGTACATTTAGCTCCTTTTTTTAAGCAAttcttttcaattaaatttttataaagaaagtTTATGTTTCTAGTTTTACTAGaataaatatagatttttatcATACTTTGTTTACAACTTTGTTAAGGAAATTTTAGTTTACCCAGAAGCTTTTTCCCTTCAAAGAAACGCCCTTTCAAAATTCGACATCatacaaaaaaattgttgcaataaaaatgtttagaaaGTTATATCGCCTTTTCAAGGGAtggtaaaataaaaacagttatcCATGATTATTCTAAAACACTTGCAAATACTTTTGGTcactaataaataataatttgagAAGTATATTGGCAAAGTAATCTAAGGTGGAATGAATCATTTAAATGAGACTTTCGTGCTGCAAAAGTATAAGACAAGCATTTTGAATGTGGGTACATTTAAggagtatttaaaaaaaaaagttttgattttttgatcgtatatttgacaaaaatttctTATCGCCTCTAATATTATGCTTGTTACAAAATGCAGTTGAATTAGTCGATTAACTAGGTTTATCGGCTGTAAACTGTAGTTTGCGGACGGAAAACTGTAGTTATAACGATCTATATTTCACTTCTGCAAACCATAGTTAACACATTCATCTGTTTTAGaagtgtaaaactataattaacactgaAGACAACCATTTGAGAttgcaaaacatagtttatctgataaatatagtttcacgattgtgaaactatgattaacaactcttaaccAAAGCTAacgaatgtaaattatagtttaaaGATATGAATCTGTATCTATCAGCAAAAAATCTGTTGTAAACGTTATTTATGGATAAGAAAACTTATATTTGCATTCGTATCCGTTTTACAATCTTTAAATATGGTTTTCAGATGAAAAATTcgtaaactataattaacagtCGGTGCGAATTTGGCGGGCCGTAATTGTGACATATACAATTTTGCTTCTTTTCATAAGGTTTATCtaagtttgtttatattttgagttaatatatcatactttttatttcataaaattgatGTCTAACCTATACTGGGGGCTGACATatcaatatgtaattttttttaaagtgtaacATGATATATCTAGGTACTAGTATTGATctgctataaaaaaaaaaacctacaggTTATAAGGTAAATTGTACATCAATGCACAGTGTTCTCCTCTACATAGTATCATGTAAAagggaaaatacatgtatgttgatcTTAACACAAGGTTCCTATTCCAAAGGGGTAAAAGGCAGATAATGGTATACttcaaaatcaatcaatcagATTATAATAAGCCGTTCTGATTCGCTACTGCTCTTGAACGATTCGAGAGCGGTAGCGTATCAGAActgctgattttaatcagattaaaaaacaatgaaatgacatgatattttaaaagtcttcttctaaAAAGTTCTCTGTCACCCCAATAAATacttgtttttatataattttaattaattactttttacAAAGCTGTATAATTTACAACGAGTATCATAGAGGTTCCTAGCAGTATTGaaactttcttttctttgaattcataaataagcTCTTCCATGGGCGTATACCGATTGCCCTGATGGTAGCTCGAAGATGAAATATTTTCCTAACTTCCTAACTGGCTGGCACCTATGGGCTTTGTTATATCCCCAATTAAATAGCAGATATCAGTTGGGAGAAAATTCAGCCACAAAACTTTGACTTACTtacctattacatgtatatatctccAACcgcatatacatataaaatatgtaacCTTTCAGTGATCGGCAGCAAATGTAAATAGTAAACTAAAATAATACCAATCACTGTTGTTTTACATATCCAGAGAACTTTTCCCGATACATTTTAGGAAATAAAACGTTATTATTATCGTAAACGACGTGAATTGTTTAACAACGACGAAAATACTGGAAATTTTTTACATCGCATACTGCGCCTCCTGACATGACTAGTTTTtacttcttcttctttttcaagaatcaaataaaacattgactggattttttaaaaattgtttgtcaAAGGATCATGGAAAAAAACATAGACGCTTAGTTGCAGTGAACAGACTTTAAGATTTGTGTTCTGCCTACGCCATTTGTGGGACAATTCCTCACATATCGGATTTAAATGGGATGTTGAAATTCTTAACAAGAATTTGCCTAATGCATGGTActtaaaagtataaaatatcatttcatcTAGAGcattttggtttttaaaaatcctttataTTTTAAGTAACTATCTTTAGCTGTAATATTTTACACATCACATTCAAGCCATGCTTGTCAAAAAGAACGTCATTTAACTTAAGTTTGTAAAAACTAGATGTACTTAGATGTAAACCACAAAAACAATTTGAGGTCAAAGAAATGTAATGTTGACTGAAGTACAAAAGAAAGTTAATACAGTGGAATAACAAATCTGAAAATTGCGATCCGATCAATATGATTAAAAAGTCATAGtaatataaaagtttatttcAGAACAggcaattgttttatttaatacattacATGATATTGGTTGATGTCATGCCTACATAACAATCATATCACCAATCGATACCGTCTGTATgattattgaaatgaaaattgtctCGTTTAGACTTTATcatttaatgaattgaaaatgtttgtatctAACCTTGAAAAGAACCAAAGGTGTTTGACAACCATGAAAACACAACCAATTTACAATACTATCCTAGCCCCAAGTATTCACTGCTATCAAAATTTGATCAGTGTGGATCTGATACTGTAGATTGGCAAATAAtcacgatggttttaatttcactatgtatATTATGCGATTAAATATTTTCCCGCGAAATTAAACCCATCGTGAATACTATCATTAGTTTTCAAAAAcgtttcaatgcttatattctgatcaattgatttttaagcagcgtgaaattaaaaccatcgcgaTTGGTACTTTAATAGAAATCGTGAACTTTTAACACCATTGTATGCTAATGTATGCGATATTGCaatgtgtaacattttttagagagagaaaaaaaaacgtatATCAATCTCTAGCTATCTTCATTTATAAGAAGTATCTTGCAATAAAATCCGATGCATTATTTTATGGAAACCCGTTTTATCTTCGTTTCTCTGTGTTGCTATTTTTTATGTTAGTTTTCTGCATTGATGTCTAATTAATAGTCAAATAAACACCGCCCTTCAGATGACTTCTTTGTACACTCTGATTTGCCAGGTACTGGAATATCATTCTTTTCACAAAAGCTTTGTAAGCGAACTAATTAGAAATGGTGATTTACCTATATCTTATTAATTTGTGAAATGGTTAACATTGCTTGATCATCCTTTGATACCCAGGATTGAACTAAGAGAAGCATCAAGagtaaaattgtcaaataataGAATTTCCCCACTTACAACTTCACAGTCACaagcagaaaaaatataacGGCAACAAAGACTACAACAGACAAGTTGCTAATGAAACATATCTTGTCCAAACGGGATGAAAGTTTCTTCCATGTGAGTGACAATGGCTCTGGTTTCTTTTCGTCATTGAATTCCTTCACTTTTTCTAAGTCGATGTGCGACGAGGATGTTTCGACAGCTCCTGACCTTTTCTTACAGGTCGAACAAGTAagaatattgtatatttttgtgaaaaaaggaGACATTTGTTCGTTCTCGTCTTTATGGTGCAAACGCAAGATAAATATCGTCTCCACACAAATTAATGCAGAGATAAGTAAATACACGGTCAACACGTACCCCATCACCGGCATAGGTTTAGAAACTTGCGGCAGACCTTCTGACACATAAGTAAGAAAAACCGCCAAAGCTAGGAGACACGTGATGGAGTAGCCCACGCGCTCACCGCTGTCTGATGGCAAAATGAATACCAAAGTGTTCAACATCAAAATCGTAAACACGGGGATCAGAAGATTGGTAACGAAAAACATAGCCCGCCTCTTCAGTTTCAGACTAAACACGACAACAGAATAGGTCGAAAGAGCCTCAGTTCTGGTCTCGGTGGACACCAGCTCCCAAGCTCCGTTTTCACTGTAATAGTTTAGGTCGACAGTAGTTTTTTCTGGATACATTGAAACTTCCTCTGTAGTGTAATCCCAAGCCATGACTCTCATGTCACATGTTTGCTCATCGAAAGGAAAATATCTGGTGTCAAAATCACAGGTTGTTTGATACCGATCAGCAATCATCCAATAGGCGGACCCATCTTCGAAATATTTAATTCTAGACTGCTTCATGCCGAGAAGGCCCACGTTGGTTGACATGGGGTTAAGGAAAGTCATTGAAGGTTTCCACACCACGGACTCATCAATAGTTAGCGTTAAAGTGTTCCCGTGCGAGGATGGAGTCCAGCGGAGTTTTTCGTCTTTCCAAGCGATGGTGAAGCTTCCGACAGTGATCATCTCGCTCGTAACTTCGTCCAAGTTGGCAATGGCGATCAGGGTGAAGGATATCGTGACATTTATGGCAGTGCCCTGGTCCAGTACTGGTCTGCCATCTTTGTTGTATCCTGTCAAGATGGTGTTGTAAAGGTTGTCGTAGTCGGTCGACGTACCGCCAAAAGACTGTCCCGGTAACAGAAGCATGGAAATAACGATACCTAGCACTACCATCATTGTAATTTTCCCCCAAT includes:
- the LOC128188715 gene encoding neuronal acetylcholine receptor subunit alpha-2-like, whose amino-acid sequence is MMVVLGIVISMLLLPGQSFGGTSTDYDNLYNTILTGYNKDGRPVLDQGTAINVTISFTLIAIANLDEVTSEMITVGSFTIAWKDEKLRWTPSSHGNTLTLTIDESVVWKPSMTFLNPMSTNVGLLGMKQSRIKYFEDGSAYWMIADRYQTTCDFDTRYFPFDEQTCDMRVMAWDYTTEEVSMYPEKTTVDLNYYSENGAWELVSTETRTEALSTYSVVVFSLKLKRRAMFFVTNLLIPVFTILMLNTLVFILPSDSGERVGYSITCLLALAVFLTYVSEGLPQVSKPMPVMGYVLTVYLLISALICVETIFILRLHHKDENEQMSPFFTKIYNILTCSTCKKRSGAVETSSSHIDLEKVKEFNDEKKPEPLSLTWKKLSSRLDKICFISNLSVVVFVAVIFFLLVTVKL